The Aphidius gifuensis isolate YNYX2018 linkage group LG2, ASM1490517v1, whole genome shotgun sequence DNA window aaaagaaagaaaaaaaaaaaaaatattattttgaatttaaaagtaaGATGATACGTAGCATAGATatacaaaatgaatttaatttttatttttaactttatgaTATTAAACACAAAACTAAAAGTTgatttttgattatattttttttttcttgagataataaatatcaggATGCATCAATCAATGCAcatgttaatataaaaatagatataaaaaaaaatttttaaatataaacgtCAAATGACATGGAAAAATTtccaacaataattaatagtgATAAGTTAACCAGAGTATAACACACATCaaggtaataaataaaaataaaaaattctggcCAAGTGTCACACACATCAACCACGTGAGACAACACAAAAaacgtatttaaaaattttgacgtGATCATGATTTTAATTCTAGCAATGTCAAGTTTgaccaatgaaaaataaaaaacaaaatataatcataattcatcatgtataaaattaaaagctatgatttgttattaataaaatcattataaacaatttgtaaaaaaaaaattgactcatgattattattgaaagATAATTGagagccaaaaaaataaacaaaagttCTTTTAGTTAAACTAATCTCTTGAGTGAGAAAATAAGCACtcacttagtttttttttttttttcttcaatttatttttatccatttgttgaggaaaaaaaaatttcgaaaaatgtCTAGTGATTTACAGTCATGGAAAATAAACGAgggagaaaatgaaaaaatatattttgattttaaaaaaataaaaactacaaGTATAAACATTTGCCTGAAGCAATTAAActtggtaatattttttaaatgaaaatttaaatatatatatttgaaatttcgtTGGAAATGTTCTCCAGTAATGACAACTGACtggaatataaatatgaaacaGCCTCgggataatttaaaattgatcacAACAagtgacgatgatgatgatgatgatttgaattgtatttaaagtaaaataatttaattgattttatattgaatttgttatttgtttttagaGCGTACCAAAAACACCAGATGCTGATGGAGTTGCACCAACAGTGCCTCCGGCAAGAAAACAAACTAAATTAACAATCATACCTTCGcaatcaaaaaatgataaaaatacagtTAATAAAGTTGTTGGAAAGCCAGTTGAAATAACAAACAGcaataaacaaaattcacCAATAAATGATAGTCCACCAAGTGgtagtgaaaaaataacaaaatcaaaaattggTGAAAATGgaagaaataattcatcaacaagTAAACCACAGTTGGCGAAACAAGTTCGTATTGATAGATCAAGATCACGTAGTGATAATAAAGTATCATTATCAAAAAGTGAAAGTACCAcaggtaaaaaatttttttcatctttaatttatcataaaaataaaaataatatattttctatttttaacacactgttattgatttaaacttgcaacacaattttttcattattatttgttttaaattgttaaaaaattgaataataattaataaatacaacttGACATTAAAACAAGACAAGACAATACTGTGATATTATCGTTCATtggcatcatcatcatcatcatcatcatgacaAATCTATTTTAGTATACGTCCCGGTTCTAATTATTCTTGTCTCGTATAAAATCATTTCCTCATTCGACCCTGTTTAATTATTAGCATTAAGTGATGAtgtttaattgtaattatattaaagGTGCACCAACATTATCAAAAAGTTCATCGAGGGCGGcaataccaccaccaccaccaccaagaccaccaccaccaccaccagcacGTGAAGTTTTAAAAGATTTACCAGCATTGTCtgataaacaaacaaaaatattggAGATGCTTAAATCGAGGCCACGTAAAAGACCAGATTGGCATGACATGATGAAGGAGGTTGAAAGTGGCAAACAACTTAAACACGTCAAGTGCAACGACAGAAGTGCACCAATCATTGAAAGAGTTAGCAAAGTCACGGCTGATCCCgcaggtattttatttaattatttttttttaaattatattatactgataaatttataaatataaaaaataaataaatacaaatataaatataaaaaacaggTAAAGCACATTTTGTCTTCGAATCAGAAGAATCCAATATGCACAATCAACTACTTCATCAAATACAATCaggaattaaattaaaaagtgtCAAAACAAATGATCGTTCAAAGCCAATATTAGAAGGATTGAGAAAATTTAGAAgacaattaacaattgaagaaCAAATACAAAAAGCTGAAACAGCACCAGTTGAAACTGTTGAAACAGTTGATGaacttgatgatattgatgctGTAAGAGATGATTTACAAAGTACTAAACAAATGCTTGCACTTGAATTGAGAAATAAAGAGGCATTGGAGAGAGATAACAAGAGGCTACAGGTAGAAATAGATTTGCTTAATGagctttttattgatttttaattaattctttaattaataattaattttatttatttatttttaatatttattttaatcaagatgttttttttttcttctaggcaagaatattaaatttagaagCTGAAGTTGAAAgagtaaaaattcaacaaaatgtaCAAGAGCataaaaaacaagatgaaaaattgactgaatcattaaaaaaagaagCTGAACAAGCAAGAAAAGATGCTGAAAAATTGGAACAAGAATATTCAAATGTTGCTGAAGAGAGAGATAAAGCTAAATTAGAATTAGATGAAATGAAAAGAATGTATGCTGCATTAGAGAGACGCATGAAAGCTGGTAAGAtaatttaagagaaaaaaataaaaatatataaatataaatttatatacacacaagTAATaatactaacaaaaaaaaaatagactacTCTTGCTGCTGCTAATAACAACGACAAAAAATGCaataatccaataaataacgctttgcttttttaataaaactgctgtgctttctttttttttttatcgcttttaaaatagaatattattGGGATTGGGCTGAGCCCATTGTGGAATCACCACAAGATGAAATTTCACCAATGGAATCAGCATGGTACAAATTTTCAGGAATGGCACTTGCTGGTTGTCCAAGTGCAAAAGACGTTGCTAAAATAGCATCACAAAAAAGTATTGATAAAGGTATTAAAACACCAAGTGAATCTGAGGAAGAAGATGAAACTTCATctgaagaagatgaagatgatgatccTGATGCACTAGCAGAAAAAAGAGCATTAAGAGAAGTTAAATTGCTCATaactaaaatatcaaatttcaagtaaatatttcaattgaaaaattaaatcaataaattattttttttaacttattgattttactttcttttttttttttttttcaactagaaataaacaaacaaatgccAAAAATGAAAGACACGCCCTTAAGGAGCAAATAAAACagcaacaaaaattattaaaagatgaaaaaaaaaaatataaaacactaCAAAAAGAAGTTGATAAAATGGCAAAATTAATGGCTGAtactgatgatgaagatgatgaagaaaaagaagaagaagaagaagaggagGAAGAGGAGGAAGAAGAGAGCTCAGAAGAGGAAGATTCAGAAGAATCTGAAGAGTCTGAAGTATCAGAGGATGAGGAGGATGATGAGGCTGAGGATGCTGAAGATCGTAAAGCCAAATTACAGGTAAATTAGTCAAGTgtgcaataaaataaatcaacatgctttgattaatttttaatatgttttttttttgtgataaaatgTACTACCTAGGTGACTGCAAAGAAGCAAGAGAGTCGTTTGGCTTCACTGAAGAAGGGCAATTACTTGCTCAAGGCTCAAGTTGACCGGTTGAAAGACGACCTGGTGAAGCAGCGTGAAGATAGTCTGTCACTCCAGGAAGACCTTGACTCGGTCCTTGCTGAGCTTGGATAATTTATTAGTAAATTATCTCACTTCTATagtttatatgaaatttaaatatatattacaataaaatacaaataatcaaacaatttatacataataatgataaatatagattttcaattggaaaaaaacaaaataaaaaaaaaaaaaacaaaatcgtaacagaaaaacaaaattaaaaaaataatggaaattTACTGCGTATAAAATACCAAGATGACGAGAATAGATATGGAAATatttgtgtataaaaaaaaaaaaataaaaaaaaaattcacttacAAACCCACCATATACACCTACGTCTAAATTCTAAACACACTCACGCAAATTCAAGAAACTAGATTAAGAaagtatcaatattaatttgcaatatgatattaataaaattatatgatttgTTATGGAGGTTATGATAAAatcagacaaaaataaaattaatttttttttagttctgattttttgttaatttgtttgttataatttaagattttttaaaaataaaattattggcaatttgaaaaaaaaaattcaaactgtttttattgcttacaaattgtttattattattaattaaaaataaaatttgacaaCTTACATTTTATGATGACGtctttttgattgttttgttatttttatttgacaacttttttaattaaatgttatttatttatttcacaattCACATACATTGACTATGCACTTTAGTGTATTTATGGTGTTTGGATGTTTGGGTATACAAGTACAAGTTGGATGAATCTAGAATATATTTGCGAATATATCAATATACGTATTGCGACGATGCGCTTTATTTACCGGCTTTTTCTTGAAGCCTGAAGGCGCACCTTCCACggtatatctatttttttgacaaatataGGTATCCTTGtttgactcttttttttttttgagtatcaACGACGCACGCTTAAAAACAAATGCACATGTTTTAACTTTTAAGGTACAAATTTACGTGTGCAAGAGAGAGATAGTCGTTATGTATACAGGCGCTATTTAGAACTGGATATGGATCTAAACAAGGATGCCATATAACGTGTCGCACACACACGCAATAAAGGCGCACtttaggcaaaaaaaaaaataatatataattttgaaatttaacgTTAGATAGTGCTGCCACTCTAGCCAGTATGATcgatatttgaattaattttatttcacaattTTACTTGTCATTGCGTAGTGTCATgcgcaaaatataataattcatcaaaggTATCCTTGGtgattcaataaattcattcaattataatttaattattgactaaataataaaattttaattaaatatttatagatcTACTTTTCATCttgcagaaaaaaattttgatgaattgtttttttatttttatttattaatttcctTGTCAATTTATGCTACAActgaaa harbors:
- the LOC122848744 gene encoding glutamic acid-rich protein-like isoform X2, producing the protein MPGAGGQQPQRTTFRPPWVRDGPNPLPLPAAPWTLNSRRESKPTTEDAPAFTKVTLKSVPKTPDADGVAPTVPPARKQTKLTIIPSQSKNDKNTVNKVVGKPVEITNSNKQNSPINDSPPSGSEKITKSKIGENGRNNSSTSKPQLAKQVRIDRSRSRSDNKVSLSKSESTTGAPTLSKSSSRAAIPPPPPPRPPPPPPAREVLKDLPALSDKQTKILEMLKSRPRKRPDWHDMMKEVESGKQLKHVKCNDRSAPIIERVSKVTADPAGKAHFVFESEESNMHNQLLHQIQSGIKLKSVKTNDRSKPILEGLRKFRRQLTIEEQIQKAETAPVETVETVDELDDIDAVRDDLQSTKQMLALELRNKEALERDNKRLQARILNLEAEVERVKIQQNVQEHKKQDEKLTESLKKEAEQARKDAEKLEQEYSNVAEERDKAKLELDEMKRMYAALERRMKAGMALAGCPSAKDVAKIASQKSIDKGIKTPSESEEEDETSSEEDEDDDPDALAEKRALREVKLLITKISNFKNKQTNAKNERHALKEQIKQQQKLLKDEKKKYKTLQKEVDKMAKLMADTDDEDDEEKEEEEEEEEEEEEESSEEEDSEESEESEVSEDEEDDEAEDAEDRKAKLQVTAKKQESRLASLKKGNYLLKAQVDRLKDDLVKQREDSLSLQEDLDSVLAELG
- the LOC122848744 gene encoding DNA ligase 1-like isoform X1, which produces MPGAGGQQPQRTTFRPPWVRDGPNPLPLPAAPWTLNSRRESKPTTEDAPAFTKVTLKSVPKTPDADGVAPTVPPARKQTKLTIIPSQSKNDKNTVNKVVGKPVEITNSNKQNSPINDSPPSGSEKITKSKIGENGRNNSSTSKPQLAKQVRIDRSRSRSDNKVSLSKSESTTGAPTLSKSSSRAAIPPPPPPRPPPPPPAREVLKDLPALSDKQTKILEMLKSRPRKRPDWHDMMKEVESGKQLKHVKCNDRSAPIIERVSKVTADPAGKAHFVFESEESNMHNQLLHQIQSGIKLKSVKTNDRSKPILEGLRKFRRQLTIEEQIQKAETAPVETVETVDELDDIDAVRDDLQSTKQMLALELRNKEALERDNKRLQARILNLEAEVERVKIQQNVQEHKKQDEKLTESLKKEAEQARKDAEKLEQEYSNVAEERDKAKLELDEMKRMYAALERRMKAEYYWDWAEPIVESPQDEISPMESAWYKFSGMALAGCPSAKDVAKIASQKSIDKGIKTPSESEEEDETSSEEDEDDDPDALAEKRALREVKLLITKISNFKNKQTNAKNERHALKEQIKQQQKLLKDEKKKYKTLQKEVDKMAKLMADTDDEDDEEKEEEEEEEEEEEEESSEEEDSEESEESEVSEDEEDDEAEDAEDRKAKLQVTAKKQESRLASLKKGNYLLKAQVDRLKDDLVKQREDSLSLQEDLDSVLAELG